One genomic window of Sporosarcina ureae includes the following:
- a CDS encoding DUF488 domain-containing protein, with the protein MPVQIKRVYEDAEKDDGLRVLVDRLWPRGMSKEDAQVDEWLKEVGPSTELRQWFDHDPDKFEGFKEKYKEELKNNEAQQEELEKLKDWTKEYKKNITLVFGAKDEKNNQAVVLKEILDHQQV; encoded by the coding sequence ATGCCAGTTCAGATCAAACGGGTTTATGAGGATGCAGAGAAAGATGATGGATTGCGAGTTCTAGTGGATCGTCTATGGCCACGAGGAATGAGTAAGGAAGATGCACAAGTGGATGAATGGTTAAAAGAAGTAGGACCGAGCACAGAACTTCGCCAATGGTTTGACCATGATCCCGATAAATTTGAAGGTTTCAAGGAAAAGTATAAAGAAGAATTGAAAAACAATGAAGCACAGCAAGAAGAGTTAGAAAAGCTGAAGGACTGGACAAAAGAATATAAGAAGAATATAACGCTAGTATTTGGAGCGAAGGATGAAAAGAATAATCAAGCTGTAGTATTAAAAGAAATCTTGGATCATCAGCAAGTGTAA
- a CDS encoding ATP-dependent DNA helicase has protein sequence MNTKIPFELDKGQTFYESLNDWLGDTLYDDLTEKGFECRDEQIYMAFQIEKALKEKNVLLAEAGVGTGKTIAYLLPAIAYARYTGKPAVISCADETLIDQLIKEEGDIQKLSTALNMTVDVRLAKARNQYICLKRLEETSMKTNEDFVDLVEDQLPEFVHAERSLQSVYPYGERSDYPYLADEEWEMINYHPIMQCAACDIRNRCGQTIHRNHYREAADLIICSHDFYMEHLWTKESRARQGQLPLLPEVSMVVFDEGHLLEYSAQRALTYEVQEQTIINLLERIMVDGIREKTLQLMEQLLETHELFFKQLKSNAIQHDNERLTIDKNEEMMKYAKTAVSLSHELLEEFVFEGELYVIPEYDLKIVEEYLEQYIYSMELFAGDNDAVDWLENRREESTLLIMPRLVTSILKEKLFTGTMPIIFSSATLSVEKSFDYLAYSLGIVDYQSFSIASPFDYENVMKIHLEQGNTDENITRLSELLEEEEQTLVLFGSKQSMMEAYDQLPLEQSVMVTYEGERSLSSLVKDFQQRKVNVFFSYHLWEGLDLPNEALTRVIIFDLPFPPHDPLFQARREFAEDPFDEVDLPFMLLRLRQGIGRLIRTSDDHGSIHLFVKPDNIQLLPAIERVLPVPFS, from the coding sequence ATGAATACAAAAATTCCATTTGAGTTGGATAAAGGGCAAACGTTTTATGAATCTCTCAACGATTGGCTCGGGGATACGTTATATGACGATTTAACAGAAAAAGGATTCGAATGCCGTGATGAGCAAATTTATATGGCATTTCAAATAGAAAAAGCACTCAAAGAAAAAAACGTCTTGCTTGCAGAAGCGGGAGTGGGTACGGGGAAAACGATTGCGTACTTATTGCCAGCTATTGCGTATGCGCGTTATACAGGGAAGCCAGCGGTGATTTCTTGCGCTGATGAAACTTTGATCGATCAATTGATCAAAGAAGAAGGCGATATTCAGAAGTTGAGTACCGCACTCAATATGACAGTGGACGTCCGTTTGGCGAAAGCACGTAATCAGTATATTTGTTTAAAACGTCTGGAAGAAACTAGTATGAAGACGAACGAAGATTTTGTCGATTTAGTTGAAGATCAATTGCCAGAATTTGTCCATGCAGAGCGTTCATTGCAGTCGGTATATCCTTACGGCGAGCGTTCAGATTATCCATATTTGGCTGATGAAGAGTGGGAAATGATCAATTACCACCCGATTATGCAATGTGCGGCTTGTGATATTCGTAATCGTTGTGGGCAAACGATTCATCGTAATCATTATCGAGAAGCTGCTGACTTGATCATTTGCTCACATGACTTCTATATGGAGCATTTGTGGACGAAAGAATCACGTGCTAGACAAGGGCAACTGCCTTTATTACCGGAAGTATCGATGGTGGTGTTTGATGAAGGACATTTACTTGAGTATTCCGCTCAGCGTGCATTGACATATGAAGTACAAGAACAAACGATTATCAACTTGCTAGAACGTATTATGGTGGATGGCATCCGAGAGAAAACATTGCAGTTAATGGAGCAATTGCTCGAGACGCATGAATTATTTTTCAAACAGTTGAAAAGTAATGCCATTCAACATGACAATGAACGCCTAACCATTGATAAGAATGAGGAAATGATGAAGTATGCTAAAACAGCAGTTTCATTATCTCACGAACTTCTTGAAGAATTTGTTTTTGAAGGTGAATTATATGTTATTCCTGAATATGACTTGAAAATTGTCGAAGAGTATTTGGAACAGTACATTTATTCAATGGAGCTATTTGCGGGTGACAACGATGCGGTAGATTGGCTTGAAAATCGCCGTGAAGAAAGCACACTGCTCATTATGCCAAGACTTGTAACGTCCATCTTGAAAGAAAAGTTATTTACAGGAACGATGCCGATTATCTTCTCTTCTGCTACTTTATCAGTTGAGAAATCATTTGATTACTTAGCGTATAGTTTGGGAATTGTAGATTATCAATCATTCTCTATCGCATCGCCATTCGACTATGAAAATGTTATGAAAATTCATTTGGAACAAGGGAATACGGATGAGAACATCACACGTCTTTCCGAACTACTTGAAGAAGAGGAACAGACATTGGTATTGTTCGGTTCCAAGCAATCGATGATGGAAGCCTACGATCAATTACCACTCGAACAAAGCGTCATGGTGACCTATGAAGGGGAACGCTCACTCTCATCATTGGTGAAAGATTTCCAGCAACGTAAAGTAAATGTCTTCTTCTCCTATCATTTGTGGGAAGGTCTGGATTTGCCAAACGAAGCGTTAACTCGTGTTATCATCTTTGACTTGCCGTTTCCACCGCATGATCCGCTATTCCAAGCTAGAAGGGAATTTGCGGAAGATCCGTTTGACGAAGTGGATCTACCATTTATGCTGTTGCGTTTGCGACAGGGAATTGGTCGATTGATTCGAACGAGCGATGATCACGGTTCGATTCATTTATTTGTAAAACCGGATAATATACAATTACTACCGGCTATTGAACGTGTGTTACCTGTACCATTTTCATGA
- a CDS encoding chemotaxis protein CheX, giving the protein MDTATNVQKVLHATIASLTTVVPLKFQVLSPALVQQPYEQREISVLIGLIGDIKGRLIVEPTHSIISDIGLAMFGMQIEGEMAESFTGELGNMIAGNLCTVLEKADLTLDISPPTVMTGQTKFYGFKQAFKIPVKFEDGQTLNLLLTIDEER; this is encoded by the coding sequence ATGGATACAGCAACAAATGTACAAAAAGTTTTACATGCAACGATAGCTTCTCTTACTACCGTAGTTCCATTAAAGTTCCAAGTGCTTTCCCCCGCCCTTGTACAGCAACCGTATGAACAACGTGAAATCAGTGTATTGATCGGCCTAATTGGAGATATTAAAGGTCGTTTAATTGTAGAGCCTACACATTCTATTATTAGTGACATTGGTTTAGCCATGTTCGGTATGCAGATCGAAGGGGAAATGGCTGAGTCATTCACTGGAGAACTCGGGAATATGATTGCGGGAAATCTTTGTACTGTATTGGAAAAAGCGGATCTGACGTTAGATATTTCACCGCCTACTGTCATGACGGGACAAACAAAATTTTATGGCTTTAAGCAAGCATTTAAAATCCCTGTAAAATTTGAGGATGGTCAGACGTTAAATTTATTGCTTACCATTGACGAAGAACGATAA
- a CDS encoding transcriptional regulator, whose product MRCSLEKALRYDDILEVIYEAKDGSISKRKIRVLNLHGKTFTAYCFLRNSKRTFLIDHVLAVVPVGVKETVIV is encoded by the coding sequence GTGCGGTGTTCATTAGAAAAAGCATTACGATACGATGATATTCTTGAAGTGATTTATGAAGCGAAAGATGGCTCCATTAGCAAGCGGAAAATACGTGTACTGAATTTACATGGCAAAACATTTACAGCGTACTGTTTTCTGCGTAACTCCAAACGGACTTTCCTGATTGATCATGTACTGGCAGTCGTTCCTGTGGGTGTGAAAGAAACGGTTATAGTTTAA
- a CDS encoding DUF4385 domain-containing protein — MPFDYDLDYSTLDLRKHPELYKVGKGEQGVLLVEPYKSEILPHWRFKTPEIAKESADQICALFEEYRKQDDFVGMDMARKFIQMGYTRARRYANHKSGRKYNEDGTVKERDMDSVKAESAQIFKERWDAIRKDEEYIKRKKAHQKAYG; from the coding sequence ATGCCATTCGATTATGATTTAGACTATAGTACGTTAGACTTACGCAAACACCCCGAATTATATAAAGTCGGAAAAGGCGAACAAGGCGTGTTGTTGGTTGAGCCTTACAAAAGTGAAATTTTACCTCATTGGCGCTTTAAAACACCTGAGATCGCAAAAGAGTCTGCAGATCAAATTTGTGCGCTTTTTGAAGAATACCGAAAGCAGGATGACTTTGTTGGAATGGATATGGCACGTAAGTTCATTCAAATGGGATATACTCGTGCACGTCGTTATGCGAATCATAAAAGCGGAAGAAAATATAATGAAGATGGAACGGTAAAAGAGCGCGATATGGATTCTGTCAAGGCAGAGTCTGCACAAATTTTCAAAGAACGATGGGACGCCATTCGCAAAGATGAAGAGTATATTAAGCGGAAAAAAGCACATCAGAAAGCATATGGGTAA
- a CDS encoding THUMP domain-containing class I SAM-dependent RNA methyltransferase has translation MSEYNLVATAAMGLESIVASEIKDLGYDCQTENGKVYFTGDEEAIARTNMWLRVGDRVRIIVGEFKAFTFDELFERTKALPWEEFLPVDAAFPVSGKSVKSKLFSVPDCQAIVKKAIVERLNSAYKRTGFLSESGPLFKLEVSILKDQVTLTIDSSGQGLHKRGYRMAQGDAPLKETMAAALVKLSKWSPNRPFVDPFCGSGTIAIEAAMIGQNLAPGYNRSFLSEEWPWMKADVWDRVREEVEDVAKYDLALDIRGFDVDHNIVSVAQRNAMEAGFTDLISFEQRDVRDLILEGQNGVLIANPPYGERLGEVEEAEDIAGVLGEIMKQYPSWSVYILSSLENYETMYGKRATKKRKLFNGFIRTDLYQFWGQRS, from the coding sequence ATGAGTGAATACAATTTAGTAGCAACTGCTGCGATGGGACTTGAATCTATCGTCGCGTCTGAAATAAAAGATCTTGGTTACGATTGCCAAACAGAGAACGGAAAAGTCTATTTTACGGGTGACGAAGAAGCAATTGCGAGAACGAATATGTGGTTGCGTGTAGGCGACCGTGTACGAATTATTGTGGGCGAATTCAAAGCCTTTACATTTGATGAGTTATTCGAACGGACGAAAGCTTTGCCTTGGGAAGAGTTCTTGCCGGTAGATGCGGCTTTCCCCGTTTCAGGTAAATCGGTTAAGTCAAAATTATTCAGTGTACCTGACTGTCAGGCGATTGTGAAGAAAGCGATCGTTGAACGATTGAATAGTGCGTATAAACGAACTGGATTCTTAAGTGAATCAGGACCACTTTTTAAATTAGAAGTTTCTATATTAAAAGATCAAGTAACATTGACAATAGACTCAAGCGGCCAAGGCTTGCATAAACGCGGCTACCGTATGGCTCAAGGGGATGCACCGCTAAAGGAAACGATGGCAGCTGCACTCGTTAAACTTTCTAAGTGGAGCCCGAATCGGCCATTTGTAGATCCATTCTGTGGTTCTGGTACGATTGCAATTGAAGCGGCCATGATTGGACAAAATTTAGCGCCAGGTTATAATCGTTCCTTCTTAAGTGAAGAATGGCCTTGGATGAAAGCGGATGTGTGGGATCGTGTTCGCGAAGAAGTCGAGGACGTGGCGAAGTATGATTTAGCACTTGATATTCGCGGGTTTGATGTAGATCACAATATCGTCTCTGTTGCACAGCGTAATGCTATGGAAGCAGGATTTACAGACTTGATTTCATTCGAACAGCGAGACGTGCGTGATTTGATACTGGAAGGACAAAATGGAGTCTTGATCGCCAATCCGCCATATGGTGAACGACTTGGTGAAGTGGAAGAAGCAGAAGATATTGCCGGAGTACTTGGTGAGATTATGAAACAGTATCCATCATGGTCAGTATATATTTTATCTTCACTTGAAAACTATGAAACGATGTATGGCAAACGTGCAACCAAAAAACGTAAACTATTTAACGGCTTCATCCGTACTGATTTATATCAGTTCTGGGGACAGCGTTCATAA
- the gpsB gene encoding cell division regulator GpsB codes for MELKLETKTILEKEFKQAIRGYKQEEVDWFLDDVIQDYETFKKEIARLQEENIRLKSEVNSSQRRSATPAPQTTNIDIIQRIANLEREVFGDKLVQPEE; via the coding sequence ATGGAATTAAAGCTAGAAACGAAAACGATTTTAGAAAAAGAATTTAAGCAAGCCATTCGAGGCTATAAGCAAGAAGAAGTGGACTGGTTTTTGGATGATGTCATTCAAGACTATGAAACATTTAAGAAAGAAATTGCACGTCTACAAGAGGAAAATATTAGATTAAAGTCGGAAGTAAACTCTTCACAAAGACGTTCTGCAACACCGGCTCCTCAAACGACGAATATTGATATCATTCAGCGTATCGCAAATCTTGAAAGAGAAGTATTTGGTGATAAATTGGTTCAGCCTGAAGAGTAA
- a CDS encoding ATP-binding cassette domain-containing protein: MKEVKDEIVLRGLRENNLKHIDLNLRKEEITVFTGLSGSGKSSVAFDTLATESRRQMTLNYPLYVRNQMPRYERPGADLMQHLSPVIVVEQKPVGGNSRSTVGTYMDIHPLIRLLFSRIGTPAIGSATDFSSQSSFGKCPECNGFGEVVYPDLHKIIDLDQSLREYAVKFKPLSPSGWQGRWMMTGGLFDPDLPIKEYPQDQYNLLIYGPPDGERVFAPFHTKDGPHDHEWDGLLPRFVRLYINRDITKLKQTSQEDVLAVSTHTLCPTCDGSGLNPEVLKCKINGLNIAEYDKLELTELLPEMKNIRDPLGKSIAQQAIPNVQQLIELGLGYLSLSRKMGTLSGGEAQRVKIARHLGSSLNNITYIFDEPSAGLHPEEVDMLIQMLRSLKANHNTVIVIEHDLSVIKVADEIVEMGPGAGAAGGEIVYQGEPDGLSASALTKLDHKLKINQHPRRSNDYFTITRANNNNLKDVSIDIPKNVFVTVCGVSGSGKSSLLFDAFSAKYPDLIKVSQGRIGISSRSTLATYMGIMDDIRQILAKETGQPAGLFSFNSLGACPVCDGKGVTTPDVAFADPVTVVCESCDGLRYSDEALSYMYQGKNIADILELTVDESKKYFVMPKIVKRMDMLAEVGLDYLTLGQTTSSLSGGEIQRLKLASHLQNEGQIYLLDEPSLGLHMSDNSKLLELFQKLVNKGNSVLIIEHNLDFIAASDWIIELGPGGGKRGGTILFEGTPQEMLSADTLTAKWLKDGV; encoded by the coding sequence ATGAAAGAAGTCAAAGATGAAATTGTTTTACGGGGACTCCGAGAAAACAATTTAAAACATATAGATTTGAACTTGCGGAAAGAAGAAATCACGGTATTTACCGGCTTATCAGGATCGGGGAAGAGCTCGGTTGCTTTCGACACGCTGGCAACGGAAAGTAGACGACAGATGACGTTGAACTATCCGCTTTATGTACGAAACCAGATGCCTCGTTATGAAAGACCAGGTGCTGATTTAATGCAGCATTTGAGCCCAGTTATTGTCGTGGAGCAAAAGCCTGTTGGAGGCAATTCTCGCTCAACAGTCGGGACATATATGGATATTCACCCATTGATTCGTCTTTTGTTTTCACGCATCGGTACACCTGCCATTGGTTCTGCTACGGATTTCTCGAGTCAAAGTTCATTTGGCAAATGTCCAGAGTGTAATGGATTCGGCGAGGTCGTCTACCCTGATTTACATAAAATTATCGATCTAGACCAATCGCTTCGAGAATACGCTGTAAAGTTTAAGCCACTGTCCCCTTCTGGTTGGCAAGGAAGATGGATGATGACGGGTGGATTATTCGACCCCGATCTGCCAATCAAAGAGTATCCACAAGATCAATATAATTTATTGATCTATGGACCGCCTGATGGTGAAAGAGTGTTTGCGCCCTTCCATACGAAAGATGGTCCGCATGATCATGAGTGGGATGGTTTATTACCTAGATTCGTACGTCTTTATATTAATCGGGATATAACGAAACTTAAACAAACTTCACAAGAGGATGTACTGGCAGTATCTACACATACATTATGTCCTACTTGTGATGGTTCAGGATTAAACCCAGAAGTATTGAAGTGTAAAATTAACGGTCTTAATATTGCTGAATACGATAAATTGGAACTGACAGAGCTTCTGCCAGAAATGAAAAATATACGTGATCCACTAGGCAAGTCCATTGCGCAACAGGCGATTCCGAATGTACAGCAATTGATAGAATTGGGACTCGGCTATTTAAGTCTATCGAGAAAAATGGGAACCCTTTCTGGCGGAGAAGCACAACGAGTGAAAATTGCGCGGCATTTAGGTAGCAGCTTAAACAATATCACCTATATTTTCGATGAACCAAGCGCGGGGCTTCATCCGGAAGAAGTGGATATGCTCATCCAGATGCTTAGAAGTCTGAAAGCTAATCATAATACTGTCATTGTCATTGAACACGACCTATCCGTTATAAAGGTAGCGGATGAGATTGTGGAAATGGGTCCGGGTGCAGGTGCCGCGGGTGGGGAAATTGTCTATCAAGGAGAGCCTGATGGATTGTCAGCGTCTGCTTTAACAAAACTGGATCACAAGCTGAAAATCAATCAGCATCCACGTCGGTCAAACGATTATTTCACCATTACTAGGGCGAATAATAACAATTTAAAGGATGTATCGATTGACATCCCTAAAAACGTTTTCGTTACCGTCTGCGGCGTGTCAGGTTCAGGTAAAAGTTCTCTACTCTTTGACGCATTCTCGGCAAAATATCCCGATCTAATCAAAGTAAGTCAAGGCCGTATCGGAATTTCTAGCCGCTCCACGCTAGCTACCTATATGGGAATCATGGACGACATCCGGCAGATCCTCGCGAAAGAAACGGGACAGCCTGCTGGTCTATTTAGCTTTAACTCGTTAGGGGCTTGCCCAGTATGTGATGGGAAAGGAGTCACCACTCCAGATGTGGCATTTGCGGATCCCGTAACAGTTGTTTGCGAATCTTGTGATGGATTACGCTATTCCGATGAGGCTCTTTCCTATATGTACCAAGGGAAAAACATCGCAGACATCTTAGAGTTGACAGTAGACGAGTCTAAAAAGTATTTTGTCATGCCCAAGATAGTAAAAAGAATGGATATGCTAGCTGAAGTCGGTTTAGATTATCTTACATTAGGACAAACAACCAGTTCATTGAGCGGTGGAGAAATACAACGACTCAAACTGGCGAGTCACTTACAGAATGAAGGGCAAATCTATTTATTGGATGAACCTTCATTAGGATTGCATATGAGCGATAATAGTAAACTACTCGAATTGTTCCAAAAACTTGTAAACAAAGGAAATTCGGTACTAATCATTGAACATAATCTAGACTTCATTGCAGCGAGTGACTGGATAATCGAACTAGGTCCAGGCGGTGGCAAACGTGGAGGAACCATACTTTTTGAAGGGACACCGCAAGAAATGTTGTCGGCAGACACGCTAACGGCGAAGTGGTTAAAGGATGGTGTCTGA
- a CDS encoding ribonuclease H-like domain-containing protein, translating into MSYEQKLMAMKSLLKKTTVVQEVEETFTTPPAPSYEKRWLTTGMEKIENQFGVVYKRVIHYPLDTMHGDFRLGDVKQKLMKWSEANYLHPLSPNAGKLLFFDTETTGLKGAGAVIFLIGLLELQSDEFVMTQYVLPNPDHEAAFLYASELWREGLTLVTFNGKSFDFPQLQTRWSLHRKLLPPLPIPHQIDLLHGSRRIWKGQMESFKLTEVERTQLGFHRKDDIPGHMAPIIYQDAVKNGRAEILMKVMWHNEWDILSLVTLFSLSTDIIMEEASQQNAQIATNIAKWFQDLGLKDHSFIELQRIAEVYGTSYPMTHYHLGFLLKRHKEFDRAIRSFDIVATHGTGREQLLAYEELAKLYEHQVKDYSLAYEHILSAGQLLQQSNEFTQRFSNRMKKSLAKREMRVNRKLFPGQAQEATDEEQ; encoded by the coding sequence ATGTCATATGAGCAGAAACTAATGGCGATGAAATCACTTTTGAAGAAGACGACAGTTGTTCAGGAAGTGGAAGAGACGTTCACAACACCACCAGCACCAAGCTATGAAAAACGCTGGTTGACGACGGGTATGGAGAAAATTGAAAATCAATTTGGTGTCGTCTATAAACGTGTTATTCATTATCCGCTCGATACGATGCACGGTGATTTTCGTTTGGGTGATGTGAAGCAGAAGTTGATGAAATGGTCTGAAGCTAACTACTTGCACCCATTATCCCCAAATGCCGGTAAGCTACTATTTTTTGATACGGAGACAACAGGTTTAAAAGGCGCCGGTGCTGTCATTTTTTTAATTGGGCTATTGGAATTACAGTCCGATGAATTCGTTATGACACAGTACGTGTTGCCGAACCCTGATCATGAAGCGGCATTTCTTTATGCATCAGAATTATGGAGAGAAGGACTTACACTCGTCACATTTAACGGCAAAAGCTTTGATTTCCCTCAACTACAAACGCGTTGGTCATTACATCGGAAGTTGTTGCCGCCACTACCTATCCCACATCAAATCGATTTGTTGCATGGATCGCGCCGTATTTGGAAAGGGCAAATGGAATCATTCAAGTTGACCGAAGTGGAGAGAACACAGCTAGGCTTTCATCGTAAAGACGATATACCTGGACATATGGCGCCTATTATTTATCAAGATGCGGTGAAAAACGGTCGTGCGGAAATTTTAATGAAAGTTATGTGGCATAATGAATGGGATATTCTATCGCTTGTGACGCTGTTTAGTCTTTCTACTGATATCATCATGGAAGAAGCTAGTCAGCAAAATGCTCAAATTGCAACGAATATCGCTAAATGGTTCCAAGATCTTGGTTTGAAAGATCATAGTTTTATAGAACTTCAACGAATTGCGGAAGTGTACGGGACGAGTTATCCAATGACGCATTATCATCTAGGTTTTTTACTGAAGCGTCATAAAGAATTCGATCGGGCGATTCGGTCATTTGATATTGTCGCAACGCATGGTACAGGCAGGGAACAGCTACTAGCGTATGAGGAACTGGCAAAGTTATATGAGCACCAAGTAAAGGATTATTCGCTCGCATATGAACACATACTAAGTGCGGGTCAACTATTGCAACAATCCAATGAATTTACACAACGTTTCAGCAATCGCATGAAGAAGTCATTAGCGAAACGGGAAATGCGAGTAAATAGAAAATTATTTCCTGGGCAAGCGCAAGAAGCGACGGATGAAGAGCAATAG
- a CDS encoding helix-turn-helix transcriptional regulator, producing the protein MRTRLKELRARDGLNQTELAKRAKVSRQTISLIEREEFVPSLLIAKRISHIFDETIESIFIFDEEEL; encoded by the coding sequence GTGAGAACAAGATTAAAAGAATTACGAGCGCGTGACGGGCTCAATCAGACAGAACTTGCCAAGCGAGCAAAAGTATCTAGGCAGACGATTAGTTTAATTGAAAGGGAAGAATTTGTGCCTTCCTTGCTTATAGCGAAACGGATTTCACATATTTTTGATGAGACAATTGAAAGTATTTTTATTTTTGATGAGGAGGAATTATAA
- a CDS encoding DNA-3-methyladenine glycosylase family protein has protein sequence MEKLHIRTQDPAVQSICATDPKLKQLISLIGDFEVPLRSDYLSSIVRSIIGQQISVSAASAIYTRLLDLLGGHITVDGLLVTSKEELREVGLTMRKAEYVKDLADKIVNRELDLRNIAAYDDDAILKQLTNVKGIGKWTAEMFLILSLGRQDVLAIDDVGIQRSAQWLYGVEKSERRQLLVEKSPQWMPYRSIVSHYLWEAIHLGFVQDFDSMEELIEARNRLP, from the coding sequence TTGGAGAAACTTCATATACGTACACAGGATCCAGCAGTTCAATCTATATGTGCAACAGATCCAAAGCTTAAACAGTTGATTTCACTAATTGGTGATTTTGAAGTTCCGTTACGATCAGATTATTTATCTTCCATTGTACGTTCGATTATCGGCCAACAGATCTCAGTCAGTGCTGCAAGTGCCATCTACACACGTTTGTTGGATTTGCTTGGAGGCCATATAACGGTTGACGGATTGTTAGTCACTTCTAAAGAAGAGTTGAGAGAAGTTGGATTAACTATGAGAAAAGCGGAATATGTAAAAGATCTTGCGGATAAAATTGTGAATCGTGAACTGGATCTCAGGAATATTGCAGCCTATGATGATGACGCAATTCTCAAGCAATTAACTAATGTCAAAGGCATTGGTAAATGGACAGCAGAAATGTTTTTGATTTTATCACTCGGCCGCCAAGACGTGCTTGCGATCGACGATGTAGGAATCCAACGGTCTGCACAATGGCTGTATGGCGTTGAAAAGTCGGAGCGGCGTCAATTACTTGTTGAGAAATCCCCTCAATGGATGCCTTATCGCTCGATTGTGTCCCATTATCTTTGGGAAGCAATTCATCTGGGCTTTGTTCAAGATTTTGACTCAATGGAGGAATTAATAGAAGCAAGAAATAGACTTCCATAA